The following coding sequences lie in one Vanessa tameamea isolate UH-Manoa-2023 chromosome 17, ilVanTame1 primary haplotype, whole genome shotgun sequence genomic window:
- the LOC113394806 gene encoding uncharacterized protein LOC113394806 isoform X1, translating into MYKFVIFCAFIALVGSYPQQFATKKFKFGIEYDGSLPMKGGSDRYRHRNNYDPFFVTVTTSSKSGFVISYIEVTATTDVDGDVQFNLMRGQTGSRSLVFQLVSNQSEFLSYSYLVYGIKEEEYKKLANIITIPMKNFSNRLRYNSFSIFILIILCCKYILS; encoded by the exons ATGTACAAGTTCGTTATTTTCTGTGCATTCATTGCCCTGGTAGGGAGCTATCCTCAACAATTTGCGACGaagaaattcaaatttggaattgaATATGATG GTTCTTTGCCCATGAAAGGGGGATCAGATAGATATCGACACAGGAACAACTATGATCCGTTTTTCGTCACTGTCACTACTTCATCTAAG tcCGGTTTCGTCATCTCGTACATAGAGGTCACCGCGACTACAGATGTAGATGGAGACGTGCAGTTTAACCTCATGCGGGGTCAGACAGGATCCCGTAGCCTGGTCTTCCAACTGGTCTCTAATCAAAGCGAATTCCTCTCATACTCCTACCTAGTATACGGTATCAAAGAAGAGGAATACAAAAAG cTCGCCAACATTATAACCATTCCAATGAAAAACTTCAGCAATCGGCTACGGTATAATAGCTTCTCGATTTTTATCttgattattttatgttgtaaatatattttatcatga
- the LOC113394780 gene encoding von Willebrand factor-like encodes MGISVCSIVICLTLFVCVVTAQVSCPPNEEFSSCGSACPRTCNTPSPEVCTTPCIEGCFCLQGYLRNSNGTCVTADMCNSEVPVVNNSSIPLPSGSSVRTLSGDEAQKANATEVASLSNPYCGQNEEYLPCGTACAATCTIPEPEVCGLACSMGCFCKEGFYRDEINHKCVKMEDCPVDTYLCFNENEVYDMCNAACEPSCTDPEPICTNVCKSGCICASGLLRSSGGDCVSVDKCPSVNGTAPDVLTKYWNAINNILHLTAA; translated from the exons ATGGGAATATCTGTGTGCTCTATCGTTATTTGTTTAactttgtttgtgtgtgtggtTACAGCTCAGG TGTCATGTCCTCCGAACGAAGAATTTTCGTCTTGTGGATCAGCCTGCCCTCGTACTTGCAACACTCCTAGCCCTGAGGTTTGCACTACTCCCTGTATAGAGGGTTGCTTCTGTCTGCAAGGTTACTTGAGAAACTCGAACGGAACTTGTGTGACAGCTGATATGTgta ATTCCGAAGTGCCCGTGGTAAACAATTCGAGCATTCCGTTGCCTTCCGGCAGCTCCGTTCGAACACTGTCTGGTGATGAAGCTCAAAAGGCAAACGCAACGGAGGTTGCCTCTC TTTCAAATCCATACTGTGGGCAGAACGAGGAGTACTTGCCGTGCGGCACGGCTTGTGCCGCTACTTGTACCATCCCTGAGCCAGAAGTCTGTGGACTGGCTTGCAGCATGGGTTGTTTCTGCAAGGAAGGTTTCTATAGAGATGAGATTAATCACAAGTGCGTGAAAATGGAGGATTGCCCTGTTG ataCATACTTGTGTTTCAACGAAAACGAAGTATACGATATGTGCAACGCAGCTTGTGAGCCAAGTTGCACAGACCCTGAGCCGATATGCACCAATGTCTGTAAATCTGGCTGCATCTGTGCGTCTGGGCTGCTGAGGAGTTCGGGAGGTGACTGCGTCAGTGTTGATAAGTGTCCGTCAGTTAATGGAACCGCTCCAGATGTGCTTACGAAATATTGGAACGCAATCAACAATATCTTGCACTTGACTGCCGCTTAG
- the LOC113394806 gene encoding uncharacterized protein LOC113394806 isoform X2 gives MYKFVIFCAFIALVGSYPQQFATKKFKFGIEYDGSLPMKGGSDRYRHRNNYDPFFVTVTTSSKSGFVISYIEVTATTDVDGDVQFNLMRGQTGSRSLVFQLVSNQSEFLSYSYLVYGIKEEEYKKVTQVSLINSSPTL, from the exons ATGTACAAGTTCGTTATTTTCTGTGCATTCATTGCCCTGGTAGGGAGCTATCCTCAACAATTTGCGACGaagaaattcaaatttggaattgaATATGATG GTTCTTTGCCCATGAAAGGGGGATCAGATAGATATCGACACAGGAACAACTATGATCCGTTTTTCGTCACTGTCACTACTTCATCTAAG tcCGGTTTCGTCATCTCGTACATAGAGGTCACCGCGACTACAGATGTAGATGGAGACGTGCAGTTTAACCTCATGCGGGGTCAGACAGGATCCCGTAGCCTGGTCTTCCAACTGGTCTCTAATCAAAGCGAATTCCTCTCATACTCCTACCTAGTATACGGTATCAAAGAAGAGGAATACAAAAAGGTGACGCAAGTGTCTTTAATTAATAG cTCGCCAACATTATAA